CGCCGGTCAGCCGCTTCTGCCAAACCACGTTTTCACTCACTGTAAGACCACCCTTTCGCCCTTCGAAAGTGACTTGTTTTATTTTAAAGCTTTATCATGAATTAGTCAACAAGTGAAGCCACTTACCGCTTATTCATATTTTATTTTCAAGTGACTTCACTATAACTTGCAAAAACACACTTCGTGTTGTAAAATGTCGAGTGGGAGCCGGCTTTGATTTCCGGCTCCGTTTACAGAAAAGTCAACCTGTGAAAGGATACAACATCAATTATGATGGTTACAGTGATCGGCAGAGGTCATTCGGGTACGCGGGCTATCTCGCACACGCTCTCGCAGAGCGGTGTTTTTATGGGCGAACCGCTCAACGTCTCGGGAGACTTGCTTCCGCCGGAAGATATGTATAATGCCTGCCGTGAGATGGCTAAATACGTCCGTTTCGAGGGCGGTTTGAAATGGGATTTTTCCAAGGTCACGGCCATGGAGCCGACCGATGAATTTAAGCGTCTGATCTCTAATTATCTGAAATCGGTCTTTGCCAGCGATAATCCCAATAAGGGTTGGAAAATACCTGAGACAACTTTGGTCTATCCCTGGATTATCAAGATGTTTCCTGACATCAAATATATCCACTGGGTGCGCGACCCGCGCGACTGCATTTTGGGAAGCCACCTGACCGACGATCTCAACGATTTCGGAATCCAATACGACAAAACCGACAACATCCGCCGAAACCGTGCCATCAGTTGGTTCTATCAGCGCGAGCTGGTTCGTGCGACCCCGAAGCCGCAAAACACCATTTCGATCCGGTTTGAGGATATGATCTTTGAGCAGGCAGAGACCATTTGCCGCATGGAACGTTTTCTCGGTGTAAAACTGATTAAAATTCCGATGAGAACCGATTCGGTCGGGCGTTATTTGCATGATGACGACGTACACATGTTTGATTTTTTCCGTGAGGACATGCTTGAATGCGGTTATGAACTTGAGAAAGGCGTATGAAACAGCAAAAATCAGCATTTGTCATTTTTCTTTTGCTCAGCATGTGTCTTACAGCTCTCGGCTGTGAGCAGATTCGATTTTTAATCAATGATCCGTCTTCCGCACCGTCTGTCACAACGCCTAGGGAGACCTCATCGAAAGCAACAGACAGTTTCGGGGCAAGTTCGGTGGAGCCGTCCTCACAAGCATCTTTGATTGCTTCTTCCGAAGTTTCATCACAAGCTGCCTCTTCCCGTTCGACCACAGTCTATGTGACCGTTACCGAGGGCATGACGATGGCGGACGTTTTCAAACTGCTTGAGGAAAACGGCGTCTGCAAAGCAAGCAAGCTCTGGAAGACCGCCTCTTCTTACGACTACACGTATTATCCGCTTGTGGATGCGATTCCGCTGAACGAACACCGCTGCTTCCTGCTCGAGGGCTATCTGTTTCCCGACACCTACGAGTTTTATTTCGGTATGAAACCCGAAGACGCGATCGGCCGGTTTTTACGTAACGCCGAAGCCAAGTGGACCGATGAAATGCGCAGACAGGCGGTCGACTCGGGCTATACCGTTGACCGGATTCTGACCATCGCCTCGATTATTGAAAAAGAATGCGGTGTCAAGAGCGAGATG
This sequence is a window from Oscillospiraceae bacterium. Protein-coding genes within it:
- the mltG gene encoding endolytic transglycosylase MltG, whose amino-acid sequence is MKQQKSAFVIFLLLSMCLTALGCEQIRFLINDPSSAPSVTTPRETSSKATDSFGASSVEPSSQASLIASSEVSSQAASSRSTTVYVTVTEGMTMADVFKLLEENGVCKASKLWKTASSYDYTYYPLVDAIPLNEHRCFLLEGYLFPDTYEFYFGMKPEDAIGRFLRNAEAKWTDEMRRQAVDSGYTVDRILTIASIIEKECGVKSEMRHVSSVLHNRLSSGMKLQCDVTINYVEYEIKPFITGDINRYNEFYNTYKCSALPAGPICSPGMNAIKAALDPLDTDDLYFAANKDGVYAYAETFEQHQKNLADLGI
- a CDS encoding sulfotransferase, producing the protein MMVTVIGRGHSGTRAISHTLSQSGVFMGEPLNVSGDLLPPEDMYNACREMAKYVRFEGGLKWDFSKVTAMEPTDEFKRLISNYLKSVFASDNPNKGWKIPETTLVYPWIIKMFPDIKYIHWVRDPRDCILGSHLTDDLNDFGIQYDKTDNIRRNRAISWFYQRELVRATPKPQNTISIRFEDMIFEQAETICRMERFLGVKLIKIPMRTDSVGRYLHDDDVHMFDFFREDMLECGYELEKGV